In Isoptericola variabilis 225, the genomic window ACCCCGGGCGTGGCCCGGGTGTGCCTCGCGATCGCGGAGAACCCCGAGGACGCGCGGCGCCTGACGATCAAGCGCAACACCGTCGCCGTGGTCACCGACGGCACCGCGGTGCTGGGCCTCGGCGACATCGGACCGGCCGCGGCGCTGCCCGTCATGGAGGGCAAGGCGGCGCTGTTCAAGGAGTTCGGGGGCGTGGACGCCTGGCCCGTGTGCCTCGACACGACCGACACCGAGGAGATCATCCGCATCGTCAAGGCCATCGCGCCCGTGTACGGGGGCGTGAACCTCGAGGACATCTCCGCCCCGCGCTGCTTCGAGATCGAGGCCCGGCTGCGCGCCGAGCTCGACATCCCCGTCTTCCACGACGACCAGCACGGCACCGCGATCGTGGTGCTCGCCGCGCTGATCAACGCGCTCAAGGTCGTCGGCAAGACGCTCGAGGACGTGCGCATCGTCATCTCGGGCGTGGGCGCCGCCGGCACCGCGATCGTCCGGCTGCTCAAGGCCCAGGGCGCCCGCCACATCGTCGCGTTCGGCCGCGGCGGGGCGCTGCACGCGGGCGAGCGCACCGGCGACCCGCACCGCGACTGGATCGCCGACAACACCAACGCGGACGGGTTCTCCGGGTCGCTGCGCGACGGCCTGGTCGGCGCCGACGTGTTCGTGGGGGTCTCGGCCGGCAACATCCTCACCGGCGCGGACGTCGCCCGGATGGCCGACGGCGCGATCGTGTTCGCGCTCGCGAACCCGACGCCCGAGGTCGACCCGCTCGAGGCCGCCGAGACCGCGGCCGTCGTGGCGACGGGCCGCAGCGACTACCCGAACCAGATCAACAACGTGCTCGCCTTCCCGGGCCTGTTCCGCGGTCTGCTCGACGCCGGCGCCACCGAGATCACCACCGAGATGCTGCGCGTGGCCGCCGTCGCGATCGCCGACGTCGTCGCCCCCGACGAGCTCAACAGCGCCTTCGTCATCCCCGGCGTGTTCGACCACCGCGTGGCCGAGGCGGTCGCCGAGGCGGTCAAGGGCGCGAGCACGCCACGGCAGGCCGCGGGGCGCTGAGCACCGCGCGAAGCGCCGGACCGGCGGTGCGCCGGTCGACCACGTGCACCTCGGTCCAGCCCTCCGCCCGCGCCCCGCGCGCGAGCGCCGTGCGCTGGGCGGCCCACCGCCGCCAGTGACCCGCGAACGAGCGCGGGGCCACCACGCGGCCGCGCTCGCGCTGCCCGTCGAGCGCGGCGGTGCGCGGCACGTCGACGACGACGAGCACGGGCCGCCAGCCGCACGCCGTCGCGAGGCGGGCGAGCAGCCGGCGCCGGCGCGGCCGGGGCGCCGGGTCGTGCACGAGCAGCACGTCACGGTCCGCGCGCGGCCCCCGCAGGACCGCGCGGACGACCGCGGCGGCGTGCCACGCGTGCACCAGCGGGCGGTACGCACGGTAGGGCACGCGCGGCAGCGTGGCGCGGAACCACCGGCGGCTCGTGCACGCCCCTGCGACCCGTGGAGCTGCGCGCCGTGCGGCCCGACGTCGACGGCACCTTCGGCGCCGACTTCCTCAACGCCGGCCTCTTCCGCTCCTGACCGCGCGACGCCGGGGGCCTGCGGACGGCCGGCGGGGCCGTGGGGCGTGCGCGACTGCGCGTTCCGCGACCCGGCCGGCAACATGGTCCGCATCGACGAGGTCCGGTGATCGCGGTGGCGCAGCAGACGACGTCGCGTCGCGCGCCCGGGACCCCGGGCGCCCTGTCGCGGTGGGTGCAGCACAAGGCCAACGCGCGCACGATCCGCCGGCTGCGGACCAGGGGCGGCCGCCAGATGGGCATGGACCTGCTCGTCCTGCACACCGTCGGACGCCGCAGCGGCGAGCCCCGGCAGACCCCGCTCGCGTGGTTCGACGACGGCGACGGCGCCTGGCTCGTGGTCGCGTCGGGCGGCTGTAGCCGCCACCCCGACTGGTTCGCCAACCTGGTCGCCCGCCCGGACGACGTGCGCGTCGAGCTGCACGGCACCGAGCGGGTGCCGGTGACGCCGCACGTGCTCGACGACGCGGCGCGCGCGGTGGTCTGGCCGCGCATCGCCGCGGCGGCGCCGCACATCGACAAGCACCAGCGCAGGAGCGCGCGCACCCACCCGGTGGTGCGCCTGGCACGCCGCTGACCTGCGGCCCGAGACGAGGGAGTCCGACACACTATGACCATGACGACGACGCAGGGGACCTCGACGACGCACCCCGCCGACCGGCACACCACGATCCGCGTCCGCGGCGCCCGCGAGAACAACCTCCGGGCCGTGGACCTCGACATCCCCAAGCGCCGCCTCACGGCGTTCACCGGCGTGTCCGGCTCGGGCAAGAGCTCGCTGGTGTTCGCCACGATCGCCGCCGAGTCCCGCCGGCTCATCGACGAGACGTACTCGACGTTCGTCCAGGGCTTCATGCCGTCCCTGCCGCGGCCCGACGTCGACACCCTCGAGGGCATCACGACGGCGATCATCGTCGACCAGGAGCGCCTCGGCGCCAACGTGCGGTCCACGGTCGGCACCGTCACCGACGCGAACGCGATGCTGCGCAACCTGTTCAGCCGCATCGGCGAGCCGTACGTCGGGCCGCCCACGGCGTTCTCGTTCAACGTGCCGACCGCACGGGCCAGCGGCGTCATGAAGACGGACAAGGCCGGCGGGGCCACCGAGAAGAAGGTCGTGCGCGAGCAGGTCTACCTCGGTGGCATGTGCCCCGAGTGCGAGGGGCGCGGCACCGTCTCGGACCTCGACCTGTCCGTCATCGTCGACGAGTCCAGGTCGCTCAACGAGGGCGCGATCCTCGTGCCCGGCTACAAGCCCGACGGCTGGATGGTCCGGGGCTTCACCGAGTCGGGCTTCCTCGACGGCGACAAGCCCGTGCGCGACTTCACCGAGACCGAGCGCCACGACTTCCTGTACCGGGAGAAGACCAAGGTCAAGGCGCTCGGGATGAACATGACCTACGAGGGCCTCATCCCCAAGCTGCGCGCGTCGATGTTCAGCAAGGCCCCCGAGTCCCTGCAGCCCCACGTGCGCCGGTTCGTCGAGCAGGCCGCCGTCTTCGTGCCGTGCCCCGCCTGCGACGGCACGCGCCTCAACGAGTCGGCGCGGTCGGCGAAGATCCACGGCAAGAACATCGCCGACGTGTGCCGCATGCAGATCACCGACGCCGCCGAGTGGGTGCGCGGCATCGACGAGCCCGGTGTCGCACCCCTGCGCGCCGCGCTGCTGCACCTGTTCGACTCCTTCGTCGAGATCGGGCTGGGCTACCTGTCGCTCGACCGCGCCGCCGGCACCCTGTCCGGGGGAGAGGCGCAGCGCACCAAGATGATCCGCCACCTCGGCTCGGCCCTCACGGACGTCACCTACGTGTTCGACGAGCCGACCATCGGTCTGCACCCGCACGACATCGAGCGGATGAACAAGCTCCTGCTCGACCTGCGCGACAAGGGCAACACCGTCCTCGTCGTCGAGCACAAGCCCGAGGCGATCGCCATCGCCGACCACGTCGTCGACCTCGGCCCCGGCGCCGGCACCGACGGCGGCACCGTCTGCTACGAGGGCACGGTCGAGGGCCTGCGCGCCAGCGACACCCTCACCGGCAAGCACCTCGACCTGCGGGTGAGCCTCAAGGACTCCGTGCGCGAGGCCACCGGCGCCCTCGAGATCCGCGGCGCGCGGCAGAACAACCTGGTCGGCGTCGACGTCGACGTCCCGACCGGCGTCCTGACGGTGGTGACCGGCGTGGCCGGGTCCGGCAAGAGCTCGCTGATCCACGGCAACCTCGCCGGGCGCGACGGCGTCGTCGTCGTCGACCAGTCCGGGATCAAGGGCTCCCGGCGCTCCAACCCCGCGACCTACACCGGGCTGCTCGAGCCCGTCCGCAAGGAGTTCGCCAAGGCCAACGGCGTCAAGCCCGCCCTGTTCAGCGCCAACTCCGAGGGCGCCTGCCCCACCTGCAAGGGCAACGGCCGCATCTACACCGAGCTCGGGTTCATGGAGACCGTCGAGACGCCCTGCGAGGACTGCGGCGGCAAGCGGTTCCAGGCCGCCGTCCTCGAGTACCGGCTCGGCGGGCTCAACATCGCCGAGGTGCTCGACCTGTCCGTCGCCCAGGCGCACGCCTTCTTCCGCGAGGGCGAGGCGAAGATCCCCGCCGCCCACAAGGTCCTGTCCCACCTGGAGGACGTCGGGCTCGGCTACCTCACCCTCGGTCAGCCGCTCAACACCCTGTCCGGCGGCGAGCGCCAGCGGCTCAAGCTCGCCATGCACATGGGGGAGCGCGGCGGGACCTACATCCTCGACGAGCCCACCACCGGCCTGCACCTCGCCGACGTCGAGAACCTCCTCGCGCTCCTGGACCGCCTCGTGGACTCGGGCAAGTCGGTCATCGTCATCGAGCACCACCAGGCCGTCATGGCGCACGCCGACTGGATCATCGACCTCGGCCCCGGGGCCGGGCACGACGGCGGTCGCGTCGTCTTCGAGGGCACGCCCGCAGACCTCGTGGCGGCGCGGTCGACGCTGACGGGCCAGCACCTGGCGGAGTACGTGGGCGTCTGATCTCCCCGTGACCGCCCTCCCGTTGTGGGCGTGGCACCTGGCGGGCCGGGCGCTCTCGAGCAGACCCGCCGCGTGCTCGAGAACGTCCGCACCTGCCTGGAGGCAGCGGGCGCCGGCCTCGAGGACGTCGTGAAGTGGACCATCCTCGTCGCCGACGAGACCGCCATCCAGGACGGCCTGGCCGCCTTCGGCGATGTCTGGCCCCAAGGGGCCGAGCCGCCAGCGATCACCGTCGCCATCGTGTCCGACGTCGGCCCCGAGGGCGCGCTCGTCGAGATCGAGGCGATCGCCGCCGTCGCCGAGTCCTGAGACGGGCCGGCCGCGGGGGAGCGGCGGCAGGTCACGACCGGCGCTCGTCCCACCACTCGAGGACACGCGTGGCGTGGAAGGTGAGCCACTTCGACGGCTCGCCGGGCGGGACGTCGACCTCGAACCAGACCCGGCCGGGGTGGCGGCGCTCCTGGAGCCAGGTCCCGTCGCGCGCCTCGGGGCCGTCGAAGTCGAAGCCTGCAGGGAAGAACGCGCCGCCGGCCCACTGCCCGTCCGGGTCCTGCAGGGCGAGCAGCCGGGCGCCGAAGCCCTCCGTCGCCACCCGCGCCCGGGTCGCCTGCCAGTCGTCCTCCGGCGCGTGGAGGAGGTCGCGCTCGACCTGCCAGCGCAGCGCCGGGTCGGAGTCGAGGAGCCAGCCGATGACGTCGTCGTCCGCCATGCTCGCGACCGTAGCACCGGGCCCCGACAGACCCTGATGTCCGTTTTGTCACGCCTGCGGACGCATGGCGTGCGGGGGAGAGGCGTCGAACGATGAATGCGCCCGCGCAGTCCGGTCTGCCCTCGCATGACGTACGTCCTGGTCCCGGGTGCGGGTGGCGAGGCCTGGTACTGGCACCGCGTGGTGCCGCTGCTGAAGAGCCGCGGTGATCGTGCTGTCGCGGTGGACCTGCCGGCCGAGGACCCGACGGCGGGCCTCGCGGCGTACGCGGACGCGATCGCCGCGGCGGCCGACGGCGCGGACCACGTCACGCTCGTCGCGCAGTCGATGGGCGGCTTCTCCGCGCCGCTGGTGTGCGACCGGCTTGCCGTCCGGCAGCTGGTGCTGGTCAACGCCATGGTGCCGCGGCCCGGCGAGACGGGCGGCGAGTGGTGGCAGGGCACGGGACATCACGAGGCCTGGGTGGCCAAGGCCCGTGCCGAGGGGCGCGAGCCCGTCTTCGACGGGGTGACCGACTTCTTCCACGACGTGCCGCAGGCCGTGGTCGACGAGGCGTTCGCCCGCGGGGAGCCCGAGCAGTCAGGCCGGCCGTTCGAGGACCCGTGGCCGCTGGAGGCGTGGCCCGACGTCCGCACGCGCGTGCTGGCCGGAGCGGACGACCGGTTCTTCCCGGTGGAGTTCCAGCGGCGGGTGGCGCGCGAGCGCCTGGGGCTCGAGTGCGACGTGCTTCCGGGCGGCCATCTCCTTGCGCTGAGCCGGCCTCACGAGCTGGTCGAGTACCTGCTCCGGTGCTGAACGGGGCTCACCACCGCTACACCGATAATGCACATTATGTCATTACAGCTGGAGAAGACCCCCCTCCAGTGCCCTTCCCCGAGCCACCGGCGACTCTCTCAGTGCGTGACCTTGAGCCCGATCACGCAGCCGACGATGCCGGCGATGAGCAGCAGCCGGACCACGGACACCGGCTCGGCGCCCGTCGCCATCGCGTACAGGACGGTCAGCGCGGCTCCGATGCCGACCCACACGGCGTACGCCGTGCCGACCGGCAGCTCGCGCAGCGACCAGCCCAGCCCGGCCATGCTCGCCACCAGCGCGACGCCGAACACGACCGTCGGCCCCCAGCGCGTGAACCCCTCGGACCGGTCGAGCGCCGTGGCCCACACGGCCTCCAGCATCCCCGACACGACCAGGACGATCCAGGACATGACGCTCCCCTCGGTGCCGTCTTGTCGCACACCGGGTACGGCACCCCTCGTCCGGGAGCCCCCACGGGCTCTGCGCCCGATGCTCGCACACCCCCGCCCGACCGGCGGTACACTGAATCGGACATTCGGGCTAAACCAGTGTGTATGGCACAACACCATCGTCTGGGACGGTGTCGGTGGCCGCTCCTACCCTGGCCACGACGCCGCAGGTCAACGCCCTGCGGCGCGCCGCCGTCGTGAGGAGGGACCCGTGGTCGCACCGCCGAGGCTCGAACGCCTCACCGTCGCCGAGGCCGCCGACCGCTACCTCGCGTCCGTGCGCGTCGAGACCGTCCGGGGCGTCCTCTCCCCCGCGACCGCGCGCAGCTACGAGCGCGACGTCACCGAGCTCGTCACCCTCCTCGGCCCCGGCCGCGTGCTCGACGACGTCACGGGCGACGACGTCGACGACGCGCTCGTGCGCTACCAGGCCAGCCCGGACGGCCGCTACGCCGACCCCTCCCGCAAGGGCGCGCCCGGCCGCTCCACGGCGACCGTCAACCGGTTCCGCCAGTCGGTGACGCGCTTTTTCTCGCACGCCGCCCGGCACGGCTGGGTCCAGGCCGACCCCATGCAGTGGGCCTCCCCGCCCGCGAAGGTGCGCGAGCGCCTGCGCGTCGAGCGCACGGCCCTGTCCGCCTCGGCCGCGCAGGTCCTCCTGGCCACCGTCGCCGGCGGGTCCGGCAGCGGCGACTCCGGCCCGGCCGCGCGCCGGCCCCGCGCCGACCAGGCGCTCGCGCCGCGCGACCGGCTCGTCGTCGCGCTGCTGCTCGTGCTCGGACCGCGCGTGTCCGAGCTCGCGCGCGCCGACGTCGCCGACTTCACGCGCGAGCCCGACGAGACCCGGTGGCGCATCGTCGGCAAGGGCGGCACCACACGCACCGTCGCCCTGAGCCCGCCGCTCGCCGCCGCGCTCGAGGACTACCTGACGCGGCTGCGCCCCCGGCTCGCCGCGCGCCGGCCCGACGACGCCGACGCCCAGCGCGCCCTGCTGCTGTCCTGGCGCGGCCGACGCCTGGACACGCAGGCCATCCGCGGCCTGCTCGCCCGCGCCGTCGACCGCATGCCGGCCCCCTACCGGCGCCCCACCACGCCGCACGCCCTGCGGCACACCACCGCGACCCTGCTCGTGGCCGAGGGGTGGGACGTCAAGGTCGTCGCCGAGCTGCTCGGGCACGCGTCGATCGCCACGACCGGCGTCTACCTCGACCGCATCGAGGGCGAGCTCGCCGCCGCCATCCGCAGCCACCCGCTCGCCGGGGCGCTCGCCGGCGGGTGACCGCTCGCGAGCGGGTGAATCGGCGGGCGCCGCGCCGCGCGCCCGGATACGGTGAGCGCGTGCCGCCGCGTCTGCCCCGCCTGCCCCGGTCCGCCGTGCGCGTCCAGGTGGACTGGCCCACCGTGCGACGCTTCGCCCGGCGGGCCGCCGCCGCGGCCGCGGTCACGCCCCTGGCCACCGCGGCCGGTCTCATGGTTCTCGACAAGGTCCGCGGTCAGCGCTACCCGCTCGACAAGCGGTTCCCGACCGCGCCGCCCGCGACGTCGCGCATCGGCGAGAACACCACGACCGTCTACACCTACGGCGACGACCTCTACCAGGACATGCTCGCCGCGATCCGCACCGCCAGGAAGCAGATCCTCCTGGAGACGTACATCTGGAAGGGCGACGAGGTCGGCGCCGAGTTCAAGCAGGCCGTCGTCGAGGCCGCGGAGCGCGGCGTCGACGTCTACCTCGTCTACGACACGTTCGCGAACCTCGTCGTGCCGCGGTCGTTCTACGACTTCCCCCCGGCCGTGCACGTGCTCGCTTTCCCCGTGTTCCGCCCGCAGGTGGTCGTCTCCGCCGTCCGGCACTCGGGCCGCGACCACCGCAAG contains:
- a CDS encoding NAD-dependent malic enzyme; the protein is MALPSPSYTVTLRVQVPASQRATSTVVGAVSDAGAAVMGVDIAHSTPDGLVVDVTCDTVDAQHGERVVAALEAIDGVHVLKWSDSTFLLHLGGKIEVRAKTPLKTRRDLSRAYTPGVARVCLAIAENPEDARRLTIKRNTVAVVTDGTAVLGLGDIGPAAALPVMEGKAALFKEFGGVDAWPVCLDTTDTEEIIRIVKAIAPVYGGVNLEDISAPRCFEIEARLRAELDIPVFHDDQHGTAIVVLAALINALKVVGKTLEDVRIVISGVGAAGTAIVRLLKAQGARHIVAFGRGGALHAGERTGDPHRDWIADNTNADGFSGSLRDGLVGADVFVGVSAGNILTGADVARMADGAIVFALANPTPEVDPLEAAETAAVVATGRSDYPNQINNVLAFPGLFRGLLDAGATEITTEMLRVAAVAIADVVAPDELNSAFVIPGVFDHRVAEAVAEAVKGASTPRQAAGR
- a CDS encoding nitroreductase family deazaflavin-dependent oxidoreductase, whose product is MIAVAQQTTSRRAPGTPGALSRWVQHKANARTIRRLRTRGGRQMGMDLLVLHTVGRRSGEPRQTPLAWFDDGDGAWLVVASGGCSRHPDWFANLVARPDDVRVELHGTERVPVTPHVLDDAARAVVWPRIAAAAPHIDKHQRRSARTHPVVRLARR
- a CDS encoding excinuclease ABC subunit UvrA; translated protein: MTMTTTQGTSTTHPADRHTTIRVRGARENNLRAVDLDIPKRRLTAFTGVSGSGKSSLVFATIAAESRRLIDETYSTFVQGFMPSLPRPDVDTLEGITTAIIVDQERLGANVRSTVGTVTDANAMLRNLFSRIGEPYVGPPTAFSFNVPTARASGVMKTDKAGGATEKKVVREQVYLGGMCPECEGRGTVSDLDLSVIVDESRSLNEGAILVPGYKPDGWMVRGFTESGFLDGDKPVRDFTETERHDFLYREKTKVKALGMNMTYEGLIPKLRASMFSKAPESLQPHVRRFVEQAAVFVPCPACDGTRLNESARSAKIHGKNIADVCRMQITDAAEWVRGIDEPGVAPLRAALLHLFDSFVEIGLGYLSLDRAAGTLSGGEAQRTKMIRHLGSALTDVTYVFDEPTIGLHPHDIERMNKLLLDLRDKGNTVLVVEHKPEAIAIADHVVDLGPGAGTDGGTVCYEGTVEGLRASDTLTGKHLDLRVSLKDSVREATGALEIRGARQNNLVGVDVDVPTGVLTVVTGVAGSGKSSLIHGNLAGRDGVVVVDQSGIKGSRRSNPATYTGLLEPVRKEFAKANGVKPALFSANSEGACPTCKGNGRIYTELGFMETVETPCEDCGGKRFQAAVLEYRLGGLNIAEVLDLSVAQAHAFFREGEAKIPAAHKVLSHLEDVGLGYLTLGQPLNTLSGGERQRLKLAMHMGERGGTYILDEPTTGLHLADVENLLALLDRLVDSGKSVIVIEHHQAVMAHADWIIDLGPGAGHDGGRVVFEGTPADLVAARSTLTGQHLAEYVGV
- a CDS encoding RidA family protein, producing the protein MAPGGPGALEQTRRVLENVRTCLEAAGAGLEDVVKWTILVADETAIQDGLAAFGDVWPQGAEPPAITVAIVSDVGPEGALVEIEAIAAVAES
- a CDS encoding alpha/beta fold hydrolase; translation: MTYVLVPGAGGEAWYWHRVVPLLKSRGDRAVAVDLPAEDPTAGLAAYADAIAAAADGADHVTLVAQSMGGFSAPLVCDRLAVRQLVLVNAMVPRPGETGGEWWQGTGHHEAWVAKARAEGREPVFDGVTDFFHDVPQAVVDEAFARGEPEQSGRPFEDPWPLEAWPDVRTRVLAGADDRFFPVEFQRRVARERLGLECDVLPGGHLLALSRPHELVEYLLRC
- a CDS encoding multidrug efflux SMR transporter, giving the protein MSWIVLVVSGMLEAVWATALDRSEGFTRWGPTVVFGVALVASMAGLGWSLRELPVGTAYAVWVGIGAALTVLYAMATGAEPVSVVRLLLIAGIVGCVIGLKVTH
- a CDS encoding tyrosine-type recombinase/integrase, whose amino-acid sequence is MVAPPRLERLTVAEAADRYLASVRVETVRGVLSPATARSYERDVTELVTLLGPGRVLDDVTGDDVDDALVRYQASPDGRYADPSRKGAPGRSTATVNRFRQSVTRFFSHAARHGWVQADPMQWASPPAKVRERLRVERTALSASAAQVLLATVAGGSGSGDSGPAARRPRADQALAPRDRLVVALLLVLGPRVSELARADVADFTREPDETRWRIVGKGGTTRTVALSPPLAAALEDYLTRLRPRLAARRPDDADAQRALLLSWRGRRLDTQAIRGLLARAVDRMPAPYRRPTTPHALRHTTATLLVAEGWDVKVVAELLGHASIATTGVYLDRIEGELAAAIRSHPLAGALAGG